Below is a genomic region from Oncorhynchus kisutch isolate 150728-3 unplaced genomic scaffold, Okis_V2 scaffold4040, whole genome shotgun sequence.
ttttactcaagtagtattttactgggtgacttttactcaagtagtattttactgggtgacttttactcaagtagtattttactgggtgacttttactcaagtaatattttactgggtgacttttactcaagtattattttacaagtagtattttactgggtgacttttagtcaagtagtattttactgggtgacttttactcaagtagtattttacaagtagtattttactgggtgacttactcaagtaatattttacaagtagtattttactgggtgacttttactcaagtagtattttactgggtgacttttactcaagtagtattttactgggtgacttttactcaagtagtattttacaagtagtattttactgggtgacttttactcaagtagtattttactgggtgacttttactcaagtaatattttaccgggtgactttcacttgagtcattttctattaacgtatctttacatttacacaagtatgacatttgggtactttttccaccactgggtgtgaatactttctgaaggtactgtaagtTTTTAAATGTAGGTGGAGAATATCCACACAGACACTTTTTCCTGAGAGACAGATCCCTGTAGCCCAGGCATCTTGTTATGTTCCAGAAGTGGACTAACCTCTCTTGGTAATCTTTGAGTCTCCCTGCCTCTAGGTTTCCACTGGCCCCTGGGGGAGACCCTGTGTCGTGTCACCGCCCTTCTGTTCTACGTCAACACCTACGCAGGGGTCAATTTCATGACCTGCCTGGCCGTAGACCGCTTCGTAGCCGTGGTTCTCCCTCTACGTTACACCAGGCTCTGCCGGGCCCGGACCATCCGCTACGTCTGCGTAGGGGTGTGGGTTCTAGTCCTGGTCCAGACATTACCCCTCCTCTCCGTGACCATGACCCGGGCCGAGCCTGACGGGACCACCACCTGCATGGAGTACCCCAACTTTGAGAACGGGGCCGTGGAGGGACTCCCCTACGTCCTCATTGGAGCCGTCGTCATGGGATACGGCGTTCCTGTTGCAACCATCCTGTGTTGCTACTTGGTGTTGCTTTGGAATCTGCGGTTGGTGACGAGAAGTAGGGTCGGTGGGCGAGGTCAGAGGTCATTGAGGAGCCAGAAGGCGACGGGGGTGATAGCAGGGGTAGTGTTGGTGTTTGTAGTGTGTTTCAGTCCCTATCACATCAACATCCTGCAGTATATGATCCGAAAGCTGAGATACACACCAGACTGTACCGAGCTCCAGGCCTTTCAGGTAGTTGTCtccacaccagtggaggctggtggaggagctataggaggatgggcttattgtaaaggctggaatggaatgaatggaacagagtcaaacatgtgTTTTCCATCTTTTTCATGTGTTCCGTGGATTCCATTCATTACAACGAGCCCTTCCTCGTACAGCGCCTTctaccagcctccactgacacaaaCATAGGCCTATCTGTTAATAtcattgtatttgtgtgtgtgtgtgttgaccatgAGATTGTGTATTTAAGCGTGTGTGTAATGTCCATCTCCAATCCACGTGTGACCGACTCCTCCactaacccctctctccctccccttcagaTGTCTCTACACTTCACTGTGTGTCTCATGAACTTCAACTGCTGCCTGGACCCCTTTGTCTACTTCTTTGCCTGTAAGGGTTACAAGAGGAGGGTGATGAAGATGTTGAGGGTTCAGGTCAGCGCCTCTTTCTCCAGCGTGGTCCGAACCGGGGAGGACACCCCCTTCAAACGGGGGGGGACCCGGGACAGGAGGAGCAGGCTGGGTACCCACACAGCTTGTCCTGTTGCTTTAGATGATCTTACAAAGACCATTCCTGGgccagagactgagacaggagtcAGAGACCAAGACAGGACCCAGAGACCGAGACAGGAGTCACATCCAACCAACTACCCCTGAGACAGGAGTCACATCTAACCAACTACCCCTGAGACAGGAGTCAGAGACCAAGACAGGACCCAGAGACCGAGACAGGAGTCACATCCAACCAACTACCCCTGAGACAGGAGTCACATCCCACCAACTACCCCTGAGACAGGAGCCACATCCAACCAACTACCCCTGAGACAGGAGCCACATCCAACCAACTACCCCTGAGACAGGAGCCACATCCAACCAACTACCCCTGAGACAGGAGCCACATCCGGCTGAGTAGCCCCAGAGCCTGTCCTGGTCCTTGAGATGACCACTACTAggccatagagagacagaaccaCTAGTCTAGACCACTACTAggccatagagagacagaaccaCTAGTCTAGACCACTACTAggccatagagagacagaaccaCTAGTCTAGACACACTTATTTGTCCTGGGTTGTATTCATACCAAACGGAAGAACAAGGAACTGAAACAGAAAGGGAcgacctgaacttgtccaataagaaatgcttgttttaatTTTACTTCTTTGCTCACTCTGCTATTTCCAAACGAATGTGAAAAAGATGGAAATCAAGGTCCCATAAACACAAGAAAACAGCAGCGCCTTTACAAGGTTCCAGAACTAAACCTTGTTTACAGAACAGGATGCTGTATGCAGAGATACAATCCTACCTCCTACCTACTTTACAAGGTTCCAGAACTAAACCTTGTTTACAGAACAGGATGCTGTATGCAGAGATACAATCCTACCTTTACTGATTCATCTCCAACATTTCCGTCACATCGATCTTTGTACAGATATTTATGCTTTTCATAATTAAAAATGGTTTCACTTCCCAATACTTCCTTTTTAACTGCTGTTTGAAGTGGAATTAAAACCCATTCTATTTCACTGTTACTGTTTCATTCCACCAAGGTCTGGCCTATCCCGAAGTTAGCCAGGTATGAAACTAAAAACACAGACAACTTCCCTAAAAGAGAAACACAACACTTCTCTCTATGAGGTAAAAGGTCAAGGAGTGCCGGTACTTCCTAGTTTTTCAACATGTGCAGTGTGATGTTTTCATCATGAACGTATAGGCCTACAGCTGGTTTGGAAGTAGCTGCAGCACATCGAGCCCTTCGTTGATCTCACTGCTCTCTAGTGGTGTTAATACAACGCTACACCTtcagtgaacaagtgcacacttcaagGAAAGGAGTCCATAGGAGCAAGGGATTGATTTAGGGATTGAGCTCAGGTGTCAAGGACATGTGTGCAGCCCAGTTAGAGGTCCCGCTGTGAAGGACAGGTGTAAAGGTAGAGGTactcacagtccagcaggcagccCAGTTAGAGGTCCCGCTGTGAAGGACAGGTGTAAAGGTAGAGGTactcacagtccagcaggcagccCAGTTAGAGGTCCCACTGTGAAGGACAGGTGTAAAGGTAGAGGTactcacagtccagcaggcagccCAGTTAGAGGTCCCACTGTGAAGGACAGGTGTAAAGGTAGAGGTactcacagtccagcaggcagccCAGTTAGAGGTCCCACTGTGAAGGACAGGTGTAAAGGTAGAGGTactcacagtccagcaggcagccCAGTTAGAGGTCCCACTGTGAAGGACAGGTGTAAAGGTAGAGGTactcacagtccagcaggcagccCAGTTAGAGGTCCCACTGTGAAGGACAGGTGTAAAGGTAGAGGTactcacagtccagcaggcagccCAGTTAGAGGTCCCGCTGTGAAGGACAGGTGTAAAGGTAGAGGTactcacagtccagcaggcagcTCAGTTAGAGGTCCCACTGTGAAGGACAGGTGTAAAGGTAGAGGTactcacagtccagcaggcagccCAGTTAGAGGTCCCACTGTGAAGGACAGGTGTAAAGGTAGAGGTactcacagtccagcaggcagccCAGTTAGAGGTCCCACTGTGAAGGACAGGTGTAAAGGTAGAGGTactcacagtccagcaggcagcTCAGACACCTGGTAGTCAAACAGGTAGTGAAACGCTTCGGACAGCAGGAAGTCCACCAGTGCAGTGAGCACCCACGTCCCAAACAGGAAggactacaggaagaaccagGATGTTACGGTTAggactacaggaagaaccagGATGTTACAGTTAggactacaggaagaaccagGATGTTACAGTTAGGCCTACAGGAAGAACCAGGATGTTACAGTTAGGCCTACAGGAAGAACCAGGATGTTACAGTTAGGCCTACAGGAAGAACCAGGATGTTACATTTAGGCCTACAGAAAGAACCAGGATGTTACATTTAGGCCTACAGGAAGAACCAGGATGTTACAGTTAGGCCTACAGGAAGAACCAGGATGTTACAGTTAggactacaggaagaaccagGATGTTACATTTAGGCCTACAGGAAGAACCAGGATGTTACATTTAGGCCTACAGGAAGAACCAGGATGTTACAGTTAGGCCTACAGGAAGAACCAGGATGTTACAGTTAGGCCTACAGGAAGAACCAGGATGTTACAGTTAggactacaggaagaaccagGATGTTACAGTATGAAACAATGACATAACATAAAATCAtatcatcatcaccacatcatcatcatgatAATTTGATTAAACAACTGATAATCTGTGCAGCACGACTGCAATAAAGACCAGCTGGAACGCGCCCATTGAGTCTAACATAGGTTTACAAGCTGAAATGAACTTACAGCAAATTTTCTGCTGCCGAACCGTCTCTCCAAGATGCGGAAGTTGTAGATGAGCAGACTGTTGCAGAAGGTGTCCTTTAGGTCCAGACAGATCAGTCTGCCACACACTAACCGCCATACCTtacagaagaggagggagggttgttacacagtacacacaccacagattttctaaacccagaggtgcAACATCACAAGACTTCCAGGAATGCTTGAGAAACAGACTTGGCAGACCAGATTGTAAAATGTGTCTTTAGTTGTTAATTGTCTAGAAATCTAAATGCAAAACCTGAGATttgagccaatgtcttaagtagctGAAACTGTCATTACTACAACCACGTGAAAGTGACAATCTGACATGTAATCATTTgaatcaaaaacaactttatatcgaagGAGTGTCTTCGATTTGACAGCTTGCACATGCGCAATTCGGCGCGACGACCATTAAAAGCAGATGACGTGTTTCTGGGCATGAGTTTAGCTAGCCAAAGGTCGGCTACAAGCGTGATCgaggatttctattggagaaccAGTTCCtgcctatcttcatactgtactgtctttggcaAGATGATACAcaggaggagataggagaggtttacgacactctctctctcttttccgctACCTGGTGCTGCAACGTGATGGCCTGCAGGCTGTAGGTGAACAGGTGATTGTACTGTGGCAGGAGGGTTAGCACGACAGTCAGACCACTGAGGACCAGGAGGAGACCTTTAGACAGGGGGGCCTTATCTGTGGGGGGAggcaaccaatcaatcaatcacctaactgTAGGGCACAATCAATTTGATACTCTTATCAGAATTTACAGCAGAGTACTTGTTCCTGGTAACGTTAAATACTGTATTGAAAATGTGGGCGGGGACACCACATGCACCGTTCTGTCACTACAGTACTGAGCCAGCATTCAGCGTCGTTTATTAAATGAAACATCGAGCGATATCACGCAATACTAGACATTATGACAAAAATGGTAAAGGCTCGAATCGTCGATTGTACGCGTAGAAACGACGATGTGACCCGTTAAAATACTTAGATTCGTCTAGAATGAATGACAGTGCAAAGCTGCGAGACAGGACCGAGCGAAAACACTCGTACACGAATCAACTAGTCTGGTACTTACCGAGCCCTCGGGAACCGGTGGTCGTGAACATGATGGAAAacggaaaaaatatatataatgactGTCTGTGTAAAGGCACTGCAAAATGAAGGTACAAACTTAGCTATAGTAGCTAAAagttagaaagaaaaaaaaaccaTCATAGTGAGATAGAGGGGAAAGGGTATCGAGTACGGTGGTCGAGTTCGTCCAAAATTGTTCGAGATTGTTGTTTTTGACACGCAAATCTCGAGATGCACTGAATAAAAATTGCCACATGAGGTCGCCATGTCACTATCAATGGTCAGTAAAGGTTCTCGCTTATATTATAGCTGGTAAAACAGGTCATTGCCACAATAAcaaaacatacactcaattgcATAACTTAAGTAATTGTATTTCTTCACTGGCCCTCGtttcatttaatccatttgatGGATACTGTCCTCGTCAGCAGAAAGTGATCAAAGAGAGGTTTTGAGTGGCCTCTATTAATGAACATCGTCAACAAAAACACTCCTGACACTTGACTTGTTCTTTGATCACCTGCCTGTACTCCCCCTCCCAGAGACATGTCAGAGGGTATTGAACAGAAGCTAGCGTTTTCTTCTCCACTCTCCGCATAAAGATCAAACCTCTGCCATCTCCGTGACAGTTGTTCCTGTGAAGAAGA
It encodes:
- the LOC116373413 gene encoding G-protein coupled receptor 183-like isoform X1, which encodes MSWSEGVNSTLNLDSNTSSSLVCTNLYDHRPVARVLMSLHYSLVFMLGLLGNALALHVIRPNLAQINSTTLYSANLAASDVLFTLALPLRIAYYALGFHWPLGETLCRVTALLFYVNTYAGVNFMTCLAVDRFVAVVLPLRYTRLCRARTIRYVCVGVWVLVLVQTLPLLSVTMTRAEPDGTTTCMEYPNFENGAVEGLPYVLIGAVVMGYGVPVATILCCYLVLLWNLRLVTRSRVGGRGQRSLRSQKATGVIAGVVLVFVVCFSPYHINILQYMIRKLRYTPDCTELQAFQMSLHFTVCLMNFNCCLDPFVYFFACKGYKRRVMKMLRVQVSASFSSVVRTGEDTPFKRGGTRDRRSRLGTHTACPVALDDLTKTIPGPETETGVRDQDRTQRPRQESHPTNYP
- the LOC116373413 gene encoding G-protein coupled receptor 183-like isoform X2; its protein translation is MSWSEGVNSTLNLDSNTSSSLVCTNLYDHRPVARVLMSLHYSLVFMLGLLGNALALHVIRPNLAQINSTTLYSANLAASDVLFTLALPLRIAYYALGFHWPLGETLCRVTALLFYVNTYAGVNFMTCLAVDRFVAVVLPLRYTRLCRARTIRYVCVGVWVLVLVQTLPLLSVTMTRAEPDGTTTCMEYPNFENGAVEGLPYVLIGAVVMGYGVPVATILCCYLVLLWNLRLVTRSRVGGRGQRSLRSQKATGVIAGVVLVFVVCFSPYHINILQYMIRKLRYTPDCTELQAFQMSLHFTVCLMNFNCCLDPFVYFFACKGYKRRVMKMLRVQVSASFSSVVRTGEDTPFKRGGTRDRRSRLGTHTACPVALDDLTKTIPGPETETGVRDQDRTQRPRQESHPTNYP